The following proteins are encoded in a genomic region of Microtus ochrogaster isolate Prairie Vole_2 chromosome 5, MicOch1.0, whole genome shotgun sequence:
- the LOC101985009 gene encoding olfactory receptor 150-like yields the protein MEEVNQTKVIEFILEGLTDIPELQLPLFLIFLGVYLDTVVGNLGMIILIMFSSQLHTPMYYLLSSLSFIDFCQSTIIIPKMLVNFVTEKNVISYSECMAQFYFFGAFAVAECHMLAVMAYDRYVAISNPLLYNVTMSYQVCLWMIAGVYGMGFFSATASAFFMIRLVFCKSNLIRHYFCDFFPLLELSCSSTFINEVLLWSLGSFNILIPAVTILSSYIFIIVSIFHIQSTGGRRKAFSTCSSHILAVAIFYGSTAFMYLQPSSGSSLGQSKLSSVFYTIVVPMLNPMIYSLRNNDVKISLRKLIQKVSFDSTKNDFH from the coding sequence ATGGAAGAAGTAAATCAAACCAAAGTGATTGAATTCATCCTTGAAGGATTAACAGATATTCCAGAACTCCAATTGCCCCTATTCCTCATCTTTCTAGGAGTCTATCTGGATACAGTTGTGGGAAATCTAGGAATGATCATCTTGATTATGTTTAGCTCTCAGCTTCACACACCCATGTATTATTTACTCAGCAGTCTGTCATTTATTGACTTTTGTCAGTCGACTATAATTATTCCCAAAATGCTGGTGAACTTTGTAACAGAGAAGAATGTCATTTCCTATTCAGAATGCATGGCTCAATTCTACTTCTTTGGTGCTTTTGCTGTTGCAGAATGTCACATGTTGGCTGTAATGgcatatgaccgctatgtggctatctctaatcctttgctttacaatgTAACCATGTCCTATCAAGTCTGTTTGTGGATGATTGCTGGGGTATATGGTATGGGATTCTTTAGTGCCACAGCTTCGGCCTTCTTCATGATAAGATTGGTTTTCTGTAAGTCTAATCTAATAAGGCATtacttctgtgatttttttccattacTGGAGCTCTCCTGTTCCAGTACTTTTATCAATGAAGTACTATTATGGTCCCTTGGTTCATTTAACATTCTTATACCAGCTGTGACCATTCTTAGCTCGTACATCTTCATCATTGTCAGCATTTTCCACATTCAGTCCACTGGGGGAAGACGCAAGGCCTTcagcacctgcagctcccacatcTTGGCTGTTGCTATTTTCTATGGTTCCACAGCTTTCATGTATCTTCAGCCATCATCAGGCAGCTCCCTGGGGCAAAGTAAattgtcatctgtgttttataCCATTGTTGTGCCTATGTTGAATCCCATGATCTACAGCTTGAGAAATAATGATGTCAAAATTTCCCtaagaaaattaattcaaaagGTAAGTTTTGACTCAACAAAGAATGATTTTCATTAG